A DNA window from Streptomyces parvus contains the following coding sequences:
- a CDS encoding chaplin yields the protein MRQVLNKSMIVMAAASGLLAAVGGTAHADASAEGAAVGSPGVGSGNAVQVPVHVPVNVCGNTVNVIALLNPAFGNKCVNADSPKHEHPPVKPPVDEPPVDEPPVDEPPVDEPPVDEPPVDEPPVDEPPVDEPPVDEPPVDEPPVEQPPVDEPPTDTPGTDTPGSDTPGAGTPGSNTPGAHLADTGAADLGLAAGASAALLLGGAVLMRRTRNARD from the coding sequence ATGCGACAGGTCTTGAACAAGAGCATGATCGTCATGGCGGCCGCCTCCGGCCTCCTGGCGGCGGTGGGCGGCACGGCGCACGCCGATGCGTCGGCCGAGGGCGCGGCCGTCGGTTCGCCGGGGGTCGGTTCGGGCAACGCCGTCCAGGTGCCGGTGCACGTCCCGGTCAATGTGTGCGGCAACACCGTCAATGTGATCGCTCTGCTGAACCCGGCCTTCGGCAACAAGTGCGTGAACGCCGACAGCCCGAAGCACGAACACCCGCCGGTCAAGCCGCCGGTGGACGAGCCCCCGGTGGACGAGCCCCCGGTGGACGAGCCGCCCGTGGACGAGCCGCCGGTGGACGAGCCGCCCGTGGACGAGCCGCCGGTCGACGAGCCGCCCGTGGACGAGCCGCCGGTCGACGAGCCGCCCGTCGACGAGCCGCCCGTGGAGCAGCCGCCCGTCGACGAGCCGCCGACCGACACCCCCGGTACCGACACGCCGGGCTCGGACACTCCCGGGGCCGGCACGCCGGGGTCCAACACCCCGGGTGCGCACCTGGCCGACACCGGCGCCGCCGACCTGGGCCTGGCCGCCGGCGCGAGCGCCGCGCTCCTGCTCGGCGGTGCGGTGCTGATGCGCCGCACCCGCAACGCACGGGACTGA
- a CDS encoding acetyl-CoA C-acetyltransferase encodes MALDVVICEPLRTPIGRFGGAFAQQSPAALAARVIAEIVTRTGIDPDRVDEVILGHAYPTSEAPAIGRVAALDAGLPTTVTGSQIDRRCGSGLQAVLDAAMQIRAGFSDVVIAGGVDVMSGAPYYTHDGRWGIKGPGLQLHDALARGRVTAGGVNHPVPGGMIETAENLRREYGISRADQDALALRSQQRAARAAAEGRFDAETVPVTVRTRKGETTVTADEHPRPDTTAGQLAALRPVMAKSDPDATVTAGNASGQNDAAAACLVTSAETAERLGLAPLVRLVSFARAGVPAATMGIAPVTATRTALDRAGLTLADLGLIELNEAFAAQVLACTRELGLGEKDHEQRINVNGSGISLGHPVGATGARILATLTRELHRREARYGLETMCIGGGQGLAAVFERIAD; translated from the coding sequence GTGGCGCTCGACGTCGTCATCTGCGAACCCCTGCGCACCCCCATCGGCCGGTTCGGCGGGGCCTTCGCCCAGCAGAGCCCGGCCGCGCTGGCCGCACGCGTGATCGCGGAGATCGTCACCCGCACCGGCATCGACCCCGACCGGGTCGACGAGGTGATCCTCGGCCACGCCTACCCGACCAGCGAGGCCCCCGCCATCGGCCGGGTCGCCGCCCTGGACGCCGGACTGCCCACCACGGTCACCGGCTCCCAGATCGACCGGCGCTGCGGTTCCGGGCTCCAGGCGGTGCTGGACGCGGCGATGCAGATCCGGGCCGGGTTCAGCGACGTCGTGATCGCGGGCGGCGTCGACGTGATGAGCGGCGCCCCCTACTACACCCATGACGGACGCTGGGGCATCAAGGGCCCCGGCCTCCAGCTCCACGACGCCCTCGCCCGGGGCCGCGTGACCGCCGGAGGCGTCAACCACCCGGTCCCCGGAGGCATGATCGAGACGGCGGAGAACCTGCGCCGGGAGTACGGCATCAGCCGCGCCGACCAGGACGCGCTGGCGCTGCGCTCCCAGCAGCGGGCCGCCCGCGCCGCCGCCGAGGGCCGCTTCGACGCGGAGACCGTCCCCGTCACCGTACGCACCCGCAAGGGCGAGACGACGGTCACCGCCGACGAACACCCCCGCCCCGACACGACGGCCGGTCAACTCGCCGCCCTGCGACCCGTGATGGCGAAGTCCGACCCGGACGCCACCGTCACCGCGGGCAACGCCAGCGGCCAGAACGACGCCGCCGCCGCCTGCCTGGTCACCAGCGCCGAGACCGCCGAACGCCTCGGCCTCGCCCCGCTCGTCCGCCTCGTCTCCTTCGCCCGTGCCGGGGTGCCCGCCGCGACGATGGGCATCGCCCCCGTCACCGCCACCCGCACCGCCCTTGACCGGGCGGGCCTCACGCTCGCCGACCTCGGCCTGATCGAGCTGAACGAGGCGTTCGCCGCCCAGGTGCTGGCCTGCACACGAGAGTTGGGCCTCGGCGAGAAGGACCACGAGCAGCGGATCAACGTCAACGGTTCGGGCATCTCACTGGGCCACCCGGTCGGCGCCACCGGGGCCCGCATCCTCGCCACCCTCACCCGCGAACTCCATCGCCGCGAGGCCCGGTACGGCCTGGAGACGATGTGCATCGGCGGCGGCCAGGGCCTCGCCGCGGTCTTCGAACGCATCGCGGACTGA
- the rsgA gene encoding ribosome small subunit-dependent GTPase A: MSFPLSSLSSSAVPSSHPLTPYGWDEDWAAAFSPYAEQGLVPGRVVRVDRGRCDVITADGTVRADTAFVVPRDPMRIVCTGDWVALDADGDPRFVRTLLPRRTAFVRSTSSQRSEGQVLATNIDHIAICVSLAVELDLGRVERFLALALSSSEGAALLGDGSGGERHPQPIVVLTKADLVPDAVTLSHLVQDIEAIAPGVQVLPVSSTTGEGLDVFGAIVSGGTSVLLGISGAGKSTLANTLLGEDVMDVQAARDVDGKGRHTTTTRNLLLLPHGGVLIDTPGLRGVGLFDAGTGVGEVFSEIEELAEECRFHDCAHEAEPGCAVLGALEDGTLPERRLESYRKLIRENQRIVAKTDARVRAEILRGWKSKGAEGRAAMQAKRGRVR; this comes from the coding sequence TTGTCTTTCCCGCTTTCCTCCCTCTCTTCCTCCGCTGTCCCCTCCTCGCACCCGCTGACTCCGTACGGCTGGGACGAGGACTGGGCGGCAGCCTTCTCCCCGTACGCAGAGCAAGGACTCGTGCCGGGCCGCGTCGTGCGCGTGGACCGCGGTCGCTGCGACGTGATCACCGCCGACGGCACGGTCCGCGCCGACACCGCGTTCGTCGTGCCCCGCGACCCGATGCGGATCGTCTGCACCGGCGACTGGGTGGCGCTCGACGCCGACGGCGACCCGCGCTTCGTCCGTACGCTGCTGCCGCGCCGTACCGCCTTCGTCCGCTCGACCTCCTCGCAGCGGTCCGAGGGCCAGGTGCTCGCGACCAACATCGACCACATCGCCATCTGCGTCTCGCTCGCCGTCGAGCTGGACCTCGGACGGGTCGAGCGGTTCCTCGCGCTCGCCCTGTCCAGCTCCGAGGGTGCCGCGCTGCTGGGCGACGGCTCCGGCGGGGAGCGGCACCCCCAGCCGATCGTGGTCCTGACCAAGGCCGACCTGGTGCCCGACGCGGTCACCCTGTCCCACCTCGTCCAGGACATCGAGGCCATCGCGCCCGGTGTCCAGGTGCTGCCCGTCAGCTCCACCACCGGCGAGGGGCTCGACGTCTTCGGCGCCATCGTCTCCGGCGGTACGAGCGTGCTGCTCGGCATCTCCGGCGCGGGCAAGTCCACTCTGGCCAACACCCTGCTCGGCGAGGACGTGATGGACGTACAGGCGGCCCGTGACGTCGACGGCAAGGGCCGGCACACCACCACGACCCGCAACCTTCTGCTCCTGCCGCACGGAGGCGTCCTCATCGACACCCCCGGGCTGCGCGGTGTCGGCCTCTTCGACGCCGGGACCGGGGTCGGGGAGGTGTTCTCCGAGATCGAGGAGCTGGCCGAGGAGTGCCGGTTCCACGACTGCGCCCACGAGGCCGAGCCGGGATGCGCCGTCCTCGGCGCCCTGGAGGACGGGACCCTGCCCGAACGGCGCCTGGAGAGCTACCGCAAGCTGATCCGCGAGAACCAGCGGATCGTCGCCAAGACCGATGCCCGGGTACGCGCCGAGATCCTGCGGGGCTGGAAGAGCAAGGGCGCGGAGGGGCGCGCGGCCATGCAGGCCAAGCGCGGCCGGGTCCGGTAG
- a CDS encoding rodlin, whose protein sequence is MIKKVLATGAVAASILGLGATQAMAIANDGGTTSVNGNGASQSYGNSETHGDWSPQFALVQGSLNKPCIALPAKANIGSLVGLVPVAVQDINVLSSPQNQQCTENSTQAKGDEALSHILEDIPILSGNGVGNN, encoded by the coding sequence GTGATCAAGAAGGTTCTGGCTACGGGCGCTGTCGCCGCCTCCATCCTCGGTCTCGGCGCGACGCAGGCCATGGCCATCGCCAACGACGGCGGCACCACCTCGGTCAACGGCAACGGCGCCTCGCAGTCGTACGGCAACTCCGAGACCCACGGTGACTGGAGCCCGCAGTTCGCGCTCGTCCAGGGCTCGCTGAACAAGCCCTGCATCGCCCTCCCGGCCAAGGCGAACATCGGTTCGCTCGTCGGCCTCGTGCCGGTCGCGGTCCAGGACATCAACGTCCTGTCCTCCCCGCAGAACCAGCAGTGCACCGAGAATTCCACCCAGGCCAAGGGCGACGAGGCGCTGTCGCACATCCTGGAGGACATCCCGATCCTCTCCGGCAACGGCGTCGGCAACAACTGA
- a CDS encoding LysR family transcriptional regulator: MELRHLNAFLAVAEELHFGRAAKRLQMAQPPLSQQIRQLERELGVQLFHRNTRSVRLTSAGESFLEPVRTVLDDLDTAVRAARSAGIGEYGRVAIGFAGASSHETLPRLTRAVRAAHPGLELVMTGQTYANTALSRVADGSLDLGFVRLPVTRPGVAHRVIDEEELVCALPFDHPLARRETVPLAVLAGEPFVTFPANSGSTVRDAMTEACESAGFTPRIVQEAPDSYTILALVAAGVGVTLTVTSVQHIQQNGLVYRPLAGPPIRLRAALAWRADNPSAALRAVLAVAEEALPTPARTLN; encoded by the coding sequence GCCGAGGAGCTGCACTTCGGCCGGGCCGCCAAGCGGCTCCAGATGGCCCAGCCCCCGCTGAGCCAGCAGATCCGCCAGTTGGAGAGGGAGCTCGGCGTCCAGCTCTTCCACCGCAACACCCGCTCGGTCCGGCTCACCAGCGCGGGGGAGTCCTTCCTCGAACCGGTACGGACCGTCCTGGACGACCTGGACACCGCCGTCCGGGCAGCCAGGTCGGCGGGGATCGGCGAGTACGGCCGGGTCGCCATCGGCTTCGCCGGGGCCTCCAGCCACGAGACGCTGCCCCGCCTCACCCGCGCCGTACGCGCCGCCCACCCCGGGCTCGAACTCGTCATGACCGGCCAGACGTACGCCAACACCGCACTGTCCCGGGTCGCCGACGGCTCGCTCGACCTCGGTTTCGTCCGGCTCCCGGTGACCCGGCCCGGCGTCGCCCACCGGGTGATCGACGAGGAGGAGCTGGTCTGCGCCCTGCCTTTCGACCACCCTCTCGCCCGGCGGGAGACCGTGCCCCTCGCCGTACTCGCCGGCGAACCGTTCGTCACCTTCCCCGCCAACTCCGGCTCCACCGTCCGCGACGCCATGACCGAGGCCTGCGAGAGCGCCGGGTTCACCCCGCGCATCGTCCAGGAGGCCCCCGACTCCTACACGATCCTCGCCCTGGTCGCCGCCGGGGTCGGCGTCACGCTCACGGTCACCTCCGTCCAGCACATCCAGCAGAACGGCCTGGTCTACCGCCCCCTGGCCGGTCCGCCCATCCGCCTCCGCGCCGCCCTGGCCTGGCGCGCCGACAACCCCTCCGCCGCCCTGCGCGCGGTGCTCGCCGTGGCGGAGGAAGCTCTGCCGACACCCGCGCGTACGCTCAATTGA
- a CDS encoding AlkA N-terminal domain-containing protein: MDDRTRYEAVSSRDARFDGAFFFAVVTTGIYCRPSCPAVTPKRANVRFYPTAAAAQAGGFRACRRCRPDAVPGSAEWNVRADVVGRAMRLIGDGVVDREGVPGLAGRLGYSARQVQRQLNAELGAGPVALARAQRSHTARVLLQTTPLPVTEIAFAAGFASVRQFNDTIRRIYARTPSALRAEAGTGLGGGRHEGLRAGIPLRLAHRGPYATAALFDLLAAEAVARIEEVAGPPGSRTYRRTVRLPCGSGLVAVDEAAPGGPWLEARIQLTDLRDLTTAVQRVRRLFDLDADPYAVDEALAADPRLAPLAAARPGLRSPGAADPEEAAVRILVGRAEAGELVERYGKALDVPCGGLTHLFPEPEVLAGSAEDPALRALATALADGQLRLDAGADRDEAEETLLTLPGIGRSTAALIRIRALGDPDVDPYGTPGAERWRPWRSYAVRHLETAGVAGAAALS, from the coding sequence ATGGACGATCGGACCCGGTACGAGGCGGTGAGCAGCCGCGACGCACGGTTCGACGGAGCGTTCTTCTTCGCCGTCGTGACCACCGGCATCTACTGCCGGCCCAGCTGCCCCGCCGTCACCCCCAAACGCGCCAACGTGCGCTTCTACCCCACCGCGGCGGCGGCCCAGGCGGGCGGCTTCCGGGCCTGCCGCCGCTGCCGTCCGGACGCCGTGCCCGGCTCCGCCGAGTGGAACGTCCGCGCGGACGTCGTCGGCCGGGCCATGCGCCTGATCGGCGACGGCGTCGTCGACCGCGAAGGCGTCCCCGGACTCGCCGGGCGACTCGGCTACAGCGCCCGGCAGGTCCAGCGCCAGCTCAACGCCGAACTGGGCGCGGGGCCCGTCGCGCTCGCCCGCGCCCAGCGCTCCCACACCGCCCGGGTGCTCCTCCAGACCACGCCGCTGCCGGTCACCGAGATCGCCTTCGCCGCCGGGTTCGCCAGCGTGCGGCAGTTCAACGACACCATCCGGCGGATCTACGCCCGCACCCCCAGCGCCCTGCGTGCCGAAGCGGGTACGGGTCTCGGCGGTGGACGCCACGAGGGTCTGCGGGCCGGGATCCCGCTGCGGCTCGCCCATCGGGGCCCGTACGCCACCGCCGCCCTGTTCGACCTGCTGGCCGCCGAGGCGGTCGCCCGGATCGAGGAGGTGGCGGGGCCGCCCGGCTCCCGCACCTACCGGCGCACTGTGCGGCTGCCGTGCGGCTCCGGGCTCGTCGCGGTCGACGAGGCGGCGCCCGGCGGCCCCTGGCTGGAGGCCCGGATCCAGCTCACCGACCTGCGCGACCTGACCACCGCCGTCCAGCGGGTCCGCCGCCTGTTCGACCTGGACGCCGACCCGTACGCCGTGGACGAGGCGCTGGCCGCCGACCCCCGGCTCGCCCCGCTGGCCGCCGCCCGCCCGGGGCTGCGTTCGCCGGGTGCGGCCGACCCGGAGGAGGCCGCGGTGCGGATCCTGGTGGGGCGGGCGGAGGCCGGGGAGCTGGTCGAGCGGTACGGGAAGGCGCTGGACGTGCCCTGCGGCGGGCTCACCCACCTGTTCCCGGAGCCGGAGGTGCTCGCCGGTTCCGCCGAGGACCCGGCGCTGCGGGCCCTGGCCACCGCGCTCGCGGACGGACAACTGCGGCTGGACGCCGGGGCCGACCGGGACGAGGCGGAGGAGACGCTGCTGACGCTGCCCGGGATCGGCCGGTCCACCGCCGCCCTGATCCGGATACGGGCGCTCGGCGACCCCGACGTGGACCCGTACGGAACACCGGGCGCGGAGCGGTGGCGGCCCTGGCGCTCCTATGCCGTGCGCCACCTGGAGACGGCGGGGGTCGCGGGGGCGGCTGCGCTCAGCTGA
- a CDS encoding DUF5949 family protein → MTTPQASTGMFTPAQLGTQILIGWSGRQPDADQDTAYLLAYSLGDGQDGPLVGREAMRAALERAGLHVGGPIQDAAESTGIQAKLLVQAGQAVLTLPHLSAQYPAPAEWLDAARTQGQVYGMFATTPWPEAVPGRPVSEDQLRAFAADEEVVRTAAHCLLPVRSLG, encoded by the coding sequence ATGACCACACCCCAGGCCTCCACCGGCATGTTCACCCCGGCCCAGTTGGGCACCCAGATCCTGATCGGCTGGAGCGGCCGGCAGCCCGACGCGGACCAGGACACCGCCTATCTCCTCGCGTACTCGCTGGGTGACGGTCAGGACGGTCCGTTGGTCGGCCGCGAGGCCATGCGCGCCGCGCTGGAGCGCGCCGGCCTCCATGTCGGCGGCCCGATCCAGGATGCCGCCGAGAGCACGGGCATCCAGGCGAAGCTTCTCGTCCAGGCGGGCCAGGCCGTCCTGACCCTGCCTCACCTCAGCGCGCAGTACCCCGCCCCCGCGGAGTGGCTGGACGCGGCGCGGACGCAGGGCCAGGTGTACGGGATGTTCGCCACGACCCCGTGGCCGGAGGCCGTTCCCGGGCGGCCGGTCAGCGAGGACCAGTTGCGGGCCTTCGCCGCCGACGAGGAGGTCGTCCGCACCGCCGCCCACTGTCTGCTCCCGGTCCGCTCCCTCGGCTGA
- a CDS encoding rodlin, whose protein sequence is MKKMMAGAAVAVSLLGLSAVAAPTAMAIGNDGGTTTVNGNGAESEIGNAETEGDWSPQNQLVQGTLNKLCVGLPLKANVGSLVGLVPVAVQDVNVLSNPQNQQCADNSTQAKGDEPLSHILDDIPVLSGNGVGNN, encoded by the coding sequence ATGAAGAAGATGATGGCCGGCGCTGCAGTGGCCGTGTCCCTGCTCGGTCTGTCCGCAGTCGCGGCTCCCACGGCCATGGCGATCGGCAACGACGGCGGCACCACCACGGTCAACGGGAACGGTGCCGAGTCGGAGATCGGCAACGCGGAGACGGAGGGCGACTGGAGCCCGCAGAACCAGCTCGTTCAGGGCACCCTGAACAAGCTCTGCGTCGGCCTGCCCCTCAAGGCGAACGTCGGCTCGCTCGTCGGCCTCGTGCCGGTCGCGGTCCAGGACGTCAACGTCCTGTCCAACCCGCAGAACCAGCAGTGCGCCGACAACTCCACCCAGGCCAAGGGCGACGAGCCGCTGTCGCACATCCTGGACGACATCCCGGTCCTCTCGGGCAACGGCGTCGGCAACAACTGA
- a CDS encoding rodlin, producing the protein MFKKFMSSAAVAVSIVGVSAAVAPSAMAIANDGGTTTVNGNGASQAYGNSETHGDWSPQFALIQGSLNKPCIALPAKANVGSLLGVVPISVQDINVLSSPQNQQCTENSTQAKGDEALSHLLNDIPILSGNGAGNN; encoded by the coding sequence ATGTTCAAGAAGTTCATGTCCTCGGCGGCCGTCGCCGTTTCCATCGTCGGCGTCTCCGCCGCGGTCGCCCCGTCCGCCATGGCCATCGCCAACGACGGCGGCACCACCACGGTCAACGGCAACGGCGCCTCCCAGGCGTACGGCAACTCCGAGACCCACGGCGACTGGAGCCCGCAGTTCGCGCTCATCCAGGGCTCGCTGAACAAGCCCTGCATCGCCCTCCCGGCCAAGGCGAACGTCGGCTCGCTGCTCGGCGTCGTGCCGATCTCCGTCCAGGACATCAACGTCCTGTCCTCCCCGCAGAACCAGCAGTGCACCGAGAACTCCACCCAGGCCAAGGGTGACGAGGCCCTGTCGCACCTGCTGAACGACATTCCGATCCTCTCGGGCAACGGTGCCGGCAACAACTGA
- a CDS encoding DUF456 domain-containing protein, whose protein sequence is MSVWQLVAVGLVMLLGLVGVLLPGVPGQAIVWAAVLWWALTDMTPAAWGVLIGATGLMLLNQALKPLLPTRRPSESGAPRRTLMIGGVAGIVGFFVVPVVGGVLGYVGGVFGAERLRLGSRGAAWTSMRSVMRATGYAVLVELFCCLLVAGAWLGAVLWG, encoded by the coding sequence ATGAGTGTGTGGCAGCTCGTCGCCGTCGGCCTGGTCATGCTGCTGGGTCTGGTCGGCGTACTGCTGCCGGGTGTGCCGGGGCAGGCGATCGTCTGGGCGGCGGTGCTGTGGTGGGCGCTGACGGACATGACGCCGGCCGCCTGGGGCGTCCTGATCGGCGCGACGGGGCTGATGCTGCTGAACCAGGCCCTCAAACCGCTGCTGCCGACGCGCCGCCCGAGTGAGTCGGGGGCGCCCCGCCGGACGTTGATGATCGGCGGGGTCGCGGGGATCGTCGGGTTCTTCGTGGTGCCCGTGGTGGGCGGGGTCCTCGGGTACGTGGGGGGCGTCTTCGGCGCGGAGCGGCTGCGCCTGGGCAGCCGGGGCGCGGCCTGGACGTCGATGCGCTCGGTGATGCGGGCGACGGGCTACGCGGTGCTGGTGGAACTGTTCTGCTGCCTGCTGGTGGCGGGCGCCTGGCTGGGCGCGGTGCTCTGGGGCTGA